One Clostridium estertheticum DNA segment encodes these proteins:
- a CDS encoding NUDIX domain-containing protein — protein sequence MKFIYCPICGRELIEKYSWDEGGVPYCPVDDIMYFDTPKPCVVVAVMKGKEILLLKQSYIFKNSKVLVSGYVTNGESVEETVYREVKEETGITVGDIKYLGSDYLVSKEIVMLTFSAAYIEGEINKSSEVEWVDWGNIDDALCEMSEDEIGKRIVRKLLKEIECEGEKALK from the coding sequence TTGAAATTTATATATTGCCCGATTTGTGGAAGAGAATTAATTGAAAAATACAGCTGGGATGAAGGTGGGGTTCCATATTGCCCTGTGGATGATATTATGTATTTTGACACACCCAAACCATGTGTAGTAGTTGCAGTTATGAAGGGTAAAGAAATTTTGCTTCTTAAACAAAGTTATATTTTTAAAAATTCAAAGGTATTAGTGTCGGGATATGTAACCAACGGAGAATCTGTTGAAGAAACTGTATACAGGGAAGTCAAAGAGGAAACAGGAATAACTGTTGGAGATATAAAATATTTGGGAAGTGATTATTTAGTATCTAAAGAAATTGTAATGCTAACTTTTAGTGCTGCGTATATTGAGGGTGAAATAAATAAGTCTTCTGAAGTTGAATGGGTTGATTGGGGTAATATAGATGATGCTCTATGTGAAATGAGTGAAGATGAAATAGGAAAAAGAATTGTTAGGAAATTGCTAAAGGAAATTGAGTGTGAGGGAGAAAAAGCATTAAAATAA
- the sfsA gene encoding DNA/RNA nuclease SfsA, with translation MFINKRVFIAEFITRPNRFQAYVNLNGEELMVHVPNTGRCREILIPGSKVLLREELNPTRKTLYDLIAGYKGNKIINIDSQIPNSVVDEALKNKKIQNLVKYNIIHREKTFGNSRFDFKISNDMGDTYYLEVKGVTLEVDGKSMFPDAPTERGTKHLLELIEAKKMGFGAGVLFLIQMNNIKNFSPNDDMDAAFGNALRLACKSGVDIYAYECEVGENFITLSQSVQVIL, from the coding sequence ATGTTTATAAATAAAAGAGTTTTTATTGCAGAATTTATAACAAGACCAAATAGATTTCAGGCTTATGTAAATTTAAATGGTGAAGAGTTAATGGTTCACGTTCCAAATACAGGAAGATGCAGGGAAATATTAATTCCTGGATCTAAGGTTTTATTAAGAGAAGAGCTTAATCCTACTAGAAAAACACTATATGATTTAATTGCAGGATATAAAGGTAATAAAATCATCAATATAGATTCACAAATTCCTAATAGTGTTGTTGATGAAGCTTTGAAGAATAAAAAGATACAAAATCTTGTTAAATATAATATTATACACAGGGAAAAAACTTTTGGAAATAGTAGATTTGATTTTAAGATATCTAATGATATGGGCGACACGTATTATCTTGAAGTAAAGGGCGTAACATTAGAAGTAGATGGTAAAAGTATGTTTCCAGATGCACCTACAGAGAGGGGAACAAAACACTTATTAGAGCTTATTGAGGCTAAAAAAATGGGGTTTGGAGCTGGAGTACTATTTCTTATTCAAATGAATAATATAAAAAATTTTTCTCCGAATGACGATATGGATGCAGCCTTTGGGAATGCCCTAAGATTAGCTTGCAAAAGTGGCGTTGATATTTATGCTTATGAATGTGAAGTTGGTGAAAATTTTATAACTTTAAGTCAGTCAGTTCAGGTTATTTTATAA
- a CDS encoding hydrolase, giving the protein MEKNNENKNLNKKVPQITGTLRSHMIELPVAIRDASGIVIFGKRLKSFVFTTDVAVIRNTNADAIIAVYPFTPQPIITEALVLAADVPVFCGVGGGITTGKRVTNLALDAEFKGAMGVVVNSPIHNDVIKQIRETIDIPIIVTIISEFEDIEARINAGATILNVSGARKTAYIVSKIREKHPDFPIIATGGPNDESIRETIRAGANGITYTPPIVADILNEIMIKYRKNYEIKNEDE; this is encoded by the coding sequence ATGGAAAAAAACAATGAGAATAAAAATTTGAACAAAAAAGTACCTCAAATAACAGGAACTTTGAGAAGTCATATGATAGAGCTACCGGTTGCAATAAGGGATGCAAGTGGTATTGTAATATTTGGAAAAAGATTAAAGTCTTTCGTGTTTACTACGGATGTAGCAGTTATAAGAAATACAAACGCTGATGCAATTATTGCCGTATATCCATTTACACCTCAGCCCATTATAACGGAAGCATTAGTACTCGCTGCAGATGTACCAGTATTTTGTGGTGTTGGGGGAGGAATTACTACAGGTAAAAGAGTAACAAATTTAGCGCTAGATGCTGAATTTAAAGGTGCTATGGGAGTAGTAGTTAATAGTCCAATTCACAATGATGTTATAAAACAAATAAGAGAAACTATAGATATTCCAATAATAGTTACTATTATATCCGAATTTGAAGATATAGAAGCAAGAATAAATGCAGGAGCAACTATACTTAACGTTTCAGGAGCGAGAAAGACGGCTTATATAGTTAGCAAAATAAGAGAAAAACATCCTGATTTTCCTATAATCGCTACTGGTGGCCCAAATGATGAGAGTATAAGGGAAACTATAAGAGCAGGAGCTAATGGGATTACATATACACCACCAATAGTAGCTGATATTTTAAATGAAATAATGATTAAGTACAGAAAGAATTATGAGATAAAGAACGAAGACGAATAA